The Branchiostoma lanceolatum isolate klBraLanc5 chromosome 19, klBraLanc5.hap2, whole genome shotgun sequence DNA segment GGCCATGCAAATCCCTGCTAACGGTTTGTGTGACGTCAGACGTCGTCCCTGTATGAAAACGTCCTTCTTCGCAGATGGAGTGCTGGATTCAGAGAACCTGAGATGTAGGATCAAACAAGTTCAGGTAAACACAGTGTTTCCTAAATACTGTCCCTTCAATCCACTCAGCGCATATGTCACTGTTTCTTGATAGATTAGCGATGAGTCTAGAGCCAAATACATTCTTCGTAATTAATGTAATGGCAACGATGATTTTAGATAAACTGTATTAGTAGTAGATAGTAATATCAGAGAAAAGTTAGACTTACCGTGCAACTGAGAGAACAAAACGTTGAAACAAGAAATCAATTGACTTGATATTGCTTCAAAACAAGTCGTTTATAACGTTACCGTGTTTCAGAATTGCACAAATTCTGTTTACCTAGTTTGCCAAATCGGTAGCTATACCAAAGACCAACAATCCAGTGACGCCTATTCTCTAGCTACTGAAGTAGTTTCACCTTCAAAAACATCAATGGCTCCCTCACTAGAGTAATATTATAGAAGTaaaatcaaaaccaccacatattttcacattttcagtattttcttattacGATATCAGGTGAAAATGCATGcgtgcgctgatgtcatccacgATCCATTTAATGTTTTTCCTCTGGCCCTATAAAGAAATCCAACGATTAAATCTATCTTGTTTTACCTTTAAGATAGAAAACGGGCAGTTGGCGCCTCTAGAATCAAGTGGCCGATCTGAGGCAATTTTCCGCAGCTTTGCGGAGGTCTCGTGTCTCCTGCCAAGGTCACCTGTACGCCTGGGGACTCCTGCTACTAACGAGGGCGCGGTGGCTCATGGGATGCTCATCTCTGTTAGTAACGATGGAGAACGGTTCAGTGAAGAGTTGTTCTTCACCGTGTATGACTCCGTCTGTCAGGAGTGTACTCGGGGAGGGGACTGCACGTGGAAGGTACATATAATTTACACTTGCAAGCATTTCGAGTATATCtaattctgtatctatatagccggtataaccgcccttcggtgtaacacacaagcttcgcaggcacgcggcgcctAAGCAGCttacggcctgtcacacctagcctttgcacGTCTGTCTGCAaccgttctttgaagctatttggTGAGGATGTTTATACAGTAtttgatggcaacgagttccattttACTATGATTATTGATCTTGGAATagacgaatttttaaacacgtaaatccttggttgataactctggtacttaaagacatggctatttcttttacttttctcTGCTGGTactagatacttatcagtcggtctagaaattttattttcttctgtcTGCAAGTGACATTCACTGCAAATCCGTTTtaattttggtgacactagcaacCCTTTCGTAGCTGTACAGAAACTAGCACCTTGGTTCTGCACTCTCTCCAATTTAACTTAGTCACTGTAATTCAGTCAAGTTTATATTAACAATTGcttctttatttctgttttcagccaaacacctgtattaTCAGAGGACACTGCTTTGGAAATGGAGACCCAAACCCGGACAACTGGTGTCAACAATGCCTGACAGACTTGTCCAATACAGCATTCTCTGATCGTGCAGGTCAGATAACAACTCATGCTTTGAAGTTACTATTGCACTCAAAATATACTATTTGAGTAAAGATTTCTCTACTTTCCATCTACAAATTAGATCATACTGATTTCGTATGTACTTTATTTTGTTCAGTCAACTACCCTCCCAGGTTCACAATGGCCTCTACCACGATAACTAAGCTTGCTGATGAAAGTCTTACCATTACTTTGGGCGCCGAGGACCCAGAGGGCAGACCCGTAACGTTCCAATCGGAATCCCCGAGCGGCCCAACCCTTGCCCTGCAGCCGAACGGGGAGCTGACATGGAGCGGTGACGATAACCAGACTCTCTTCATTAACATCACCATTGAAGACGAGTGCGGCGCATCATCTGAACAAACGTTCCAACTCACCACAATGGCGTGTCCTTGTGAGAACGGAGGGTCCTGTGTGCCCGATCCCAACATGCCCCGCGGACAAGGCTTCTACACCTGCGTGTGTCCTGGGTACATCGGCGATTTGTGTGAAACTGAGGTGAACGAGTGCCAGTCCACCCCGTGTGTGAACGGAACATGTACCGACCTTGTGAACGGTTACAACTGCACCTGCGCGGAAGGATACATCGGAAGTCGGTGTCACGTGAGCGCTGACAACAGGTGCGCCCTAGACCCGTGTTTTCCCGGGGTCTCCTGTACCAACACAGGGGGCGGGAACTATTCGTGTGGACGGTGTCCGCCGGGATACGTCGGGGACGGATACCAATGTGATGGTCAGCTGATGTTCtttaaaatgtgatttttttgtgcCCTCCAATATGGAGAGATATACATTTATTGGAAGTTATCATTTCATCAGCGTCTAAAGATTAGTTTTTACCTTACATTTAGTTCCTTTAAAACAGAGTGTTTTTCTTATCGGCAATTATATATATTTCTTATTTCATAGATATCGACGAATGTGCCAACGACACCCATGGATGTCTACATGTCTGCAAGAATCAGCCGGGGACCTACGAATGTACCTGTACTGACGGGTTCCTCTTGATTGCTGATGACTGTCTAGGTATGAAAAAATGacgtttttattttcttcttcatacatTTCTATGATAATCTTGCTGATATGAAGCCAAACTATCTTTTAAGCTTTGAGCTCAGGCCCTTGGTATC contains these protein-coding regions:
- the LOC136425819 gene encoding von Willebrand factor D and EGF domain-containing protein-like; protein product: MSCTTRGKRDVQNIEEDPLLYNDDVDVTEYEFDYGENFEPVVNDEWPTPNLGLTEQQVRDFCQESIWNLTIAEVCQDVYGVDILDGVDACMGDIKAMEDLQFADVVVQLVREDCAEKAYNNVSLYETNENGTAVPPAVISQNLCPRQCSNQGVCLNGSCECFNGFASSDCSIQIGRPPVAMQIPANGLCDVRRRPCMKTSFFADGVLDSENLRCRIKQVQIENGQLAPLESSGRSEAIFRSFAEVSCLLPRSPVRLGTPATNEGAVAHGMLISVSNDGERFSEELFFTVYDSVCQECTRGGDCTWKPNTCIIRGHCFGNGDPNPDNWCQQCLTDLSNTAFSDRAVNYPPRFTMASTTITKLADESLTITLGAEDPEGRPVTFQSESPSGPTLALQPNGELTWSGDDNQTLFINITIEDECGASSEQTFQLTTMACPCENGGSCVPDPNMPRGQGFYTCVCPGYIGDLCETEVNECQSTPCVNGTCTDLVNGYNCTCAEGYIGSRCHVSADNRCALDPCFPGVSCTNTGGGNYSCGRCPPGYVGDGYQCDDIDECANDTHGCLHVCKNQPGTYECTCTDGFLLIADDCLDVDECTFEIDECSHDCTNTEGSYTCGCPAGYELNVDGKTCDDVNECTSAPCQNGGECQDGVNQYTCSCARGWVGTHCEEDIDECILTNHGCEHQCLNTPGSYGCSCPAGHVLSADGKSCEVQTGEPSGAQASFGAAIAASVVMALLIVVVV